In Persephonella sp., a single window of DNA contains:
- a CDS encoding HlyD family efflux transporter periplasmic adaptor subunit, translating into MNAIKKYWLGFVVLFLVVVAAYFIYLKLNPKKLPPNLVMGTGRIDGDLININTKYPGRIKLLAVDEGDRITKGQLIAKLQSKEYEAQLKAIEAEIKAKQKEIEAQKVQLQIIKETLPENVQKAYANLKSSRFMLEELNQQINSMKKIVQQDERDFKRFKSLTEKSLFPKEKFEKIKLKLETDKDKLKALLKKKNQLIQQINAAESSLKQAKSTLKKVQAVEKSIVALQESIKALNAKKQQIQAVLDELNIYSPINGYVVDKVANVGEVLGAGMTVITAINPDDLYLKMFVDTIYTGKIKVGDKAEIFLDAYPDKPIPAIVVKIAKKAEFTPKEVAVREDRIQRVYAVHIKPVEPNPLLKLGLPAIGVISLDGKGLPKSLKELPEL; encoded by the coding sequence ATGAATGCCATAAAAAAATACTGGTTGGGATTTGTTGTCCTGTTTCTTGTTGTGGTAGCTGCTTATTTTATTTATTTGAAGCTAAACCCAAAAAAACTACCCCCAAATCTTGTTATGGGAACAGGAAGAATAGATGGGGATTTAATCAATATAAACACAAAATACCCCGGAAGGATAAAACTCCTTGCTGTAGATGAAGGGGACAGGATAACAAAAGGTCAGCTTATAGCAAAATTACAAAGTAAGGAATACGAAGCACAGCTAAAAGCAATAGAAGCAGAGATTAAAGCAAAACAAAAGGAAATAGAAGCCCAGAAAGTTCAGCTTCAAATTATAAAAGAAACCTTGCCTGAGAATGTCCAGAAAGCCTATGCAAATCTAAAATCCAGTAGATTTATGCTTGAGGAATTAAACCAGCAGATAAACTCTATGAAAAAGATTGTCCAGCAAGATGAAAGGGATTTTAAAAGGTTTAAATCTTTGACAGAAAAATCACTTTTTCCAAAGGAAAAATTTGAAAAAATAAAACTTAAGCTGGAAACAGATAAAGACAAACTAAAAGCCCTATTAAAAAAGAAAAACCAGCTAATCCAGCAGATAAACGCTGCAGAAAGTTCGTTAAAACAGGCAAAATCCACACTAAAAAAAGTTCAGGCAGTTGAAAAATCAATAGTAGCCCTGCAGGAAAGCATTAAAGCCTTAAACGCGAAAAAGCAGCAGATACAGGCTGTCCTTGATGAACTGAACATATATTCTCCAATTAATGGTTATGTGGTTGATAAAGTAGCCAATGTAGGCGAGGTGCTTGGGGCAGGAATGACCGTTATAACAGCAATAAATCCGGATGATTTATATCTGAAAATGTTTGTTGATACAATTTACACAGGAAAAATAAAAGTGGGAGACAAAGCAGAGATATTCCTTGACGCTTATCCGGACAAACCAATTCCTGCAATTGTTGTAAAAATTGCCAAAAAGGCAGAGTTTACACCAAAAGAGGTTGCAGTCAGAGAAGATAGAATTCAAAGGGTTTATGCAGTTCATATAAAACCTGTTGAACCTAATCCATTGCTTAAGCTGGGACTTCCAGCAATTGGAGTTATTTCCCTTGATGGAAAAGGTTTACCAAAAAGTCTAAAGGAGCTTCCGGAGCTTTGA
- a CDS encoding mechanosensitive ion channel domain-containing protein, giving the protein MMYQKVILYVALIVLTIAGFFVLKKLTPRVLKKLQKKFSIRERDVVILGDIFIKTVGILVFIILFNLIAHFPYLDKYFEKYVISLLKTSIIETESIKLSIYSIIRGIIIFYSLLLITKFFRKILEIYFYYKAKGEEVATTIDILVYHFALVIIVLITLSAMGITWKLLIPIAGALGIGIGFGIQDIVNNFISGFILLLGKTIKRGDWISIGDQFGKIIDIGVRTSVLRTLDNIDIIIPNSHLVSNKLINWSHTDPVVRIHIPVGVSYNSDVEKVKMTLLEVAEKAPFVLKNRPREARFVEFGDSSLNFELLVWINVKRTPIPLAKSELNYRIWYAFKEKGIEIPYPQRDIWFKNKLIIQKEKDEKDTTSKKSDS; this is encoded by the coding sequence ATGATGTATCAAAAAGTTATTTTGTATGTGGCTTTAATAGTTTTAACGATAGCAGGCTTTTTTGTTCTGAAAAAATTAACCCCCCGTGTATTGAAAAAATTACAGAAGAAATTCTCAATTAGAGAAAGGGATGTAGTTATCTTAGGAGATATTTTTATCAAAACAGTAGGCATTTTAGTATTTATTATTCTGTTTAATCTAATAGCCCATTTTCCGTATTTGGATAAGTATTTTGAAAAGTATGTTATCTCCTTGCTTAAAACCAGTATTATAGAAACAGAATCTATCAAACTAAGTATTTACTCAATAATCAGAGGAATAATAATCTTTTATTCCCTTCTTTTAATCACAAAATTTTTCCGGAAAATTTTGGAGATTTATTTTTATTACAAAGCCAAAGGTGAAGAAGTTGCCACAACAATTGATATTCTGGTTTACCATTTTGCACTGGTCATTATTGTCCTGATTACATTATCTGCAATGGGAATAACTTGGAAACTGCTTATCCCAATTGCCGGAGCACTGGGAATAGGCATTGGTTTTGGTATTCAGGATATCGTAAATAACTTTATCAGCGGTTTTATTCTTCTTCTGGGAAAAACAATAAAAAGAGGCGACTGGATTTCTATTGGGGACCAGTTTGGCAAAATTATAGATATTGGGGTTAGAACCTCAGTTCTTAGAACTCTTGATAACATTGATATTATTATCCCTAACTCTCATCTGGTTTCAAACAAACTGATTAACTGGTCTCACACTGACCCCGTTGTTCGTATTCATATTCCTGTAGGAGTATCTTATAACTCGGATGTTGAGAAGGTAAAGATGACCCTCTTGGAAGTTGCAGAAAAAGCACCATTTGTCCTTAAAAACCGCCCCCGTGAAGCAAGATTTGTTGAATTTGGAGATAGCTCCCTTAATTTTGAGCTCCTTGTCTGGATAAATGTAAAAAGAACTCCAATACCCCTTGCAAAGAGTGAACTTAACTACCGTATCTGGTATGCATTCAAAGAAAAAGGCATAGAAATTCCATATCCCCAAAGAGACATCTGGTTCAAAAATAAACTGATAATCCAAAAAGAAAAAGATGAAAAAGACACTACAAGTAAAAAATCTGACAGTTAG